Proteins from a single region of Ochotona princeps isolate mOchPri1 chromosome 27, mOchPri1.hap1, whole genome shotgun sequence:
- the COL2A1 gene encoding collagen alpha-1(II) chain — MIRLGAPQTLVLLTLLLAAALRCQGRDAQEGGGCVQEGQRYNDKDVWKPEPCRICVCDTGTVLCDDIICEDAKDCLSPEIPFGECCPICPTDLAPASGQPGPKGQKGEPGDIKDIVGPKGPPGPQGPAGEQGPRGDRGDKGEKGPPGPRGRDGEPGTPGNPGPPGPPGRPGPPGPLGLGGNFAAQMAGGFDEKAGGAQMGVMQGPMGPMGPRGPPGPAGAPGPQGFQGNPGEPGEPGVSGPMGPRGPPGPPGKPGDDGEAGKPGKSGERGPPGPQGARGFPGTPGLPGVKGHRGYPGLDGAKGEAGAPGVKGESGSPGENGSPGPMGPRGLPGERGRTGPAGAAGARGNDGQPGPAGPPGPVGPAGGPGFPGAPGAKGEAGPTGARGPEGAQGPRGEPGNPGSPGPAGASGNPGTDGIPGAKGSAGAPGIAGAPGFPGPRGPPGPQGATGPLGPKGQTGEPGIAGFKGEQGPKGEPGPAGPQGAPGPAGEEGKRGARGEPGGAGPVGPPGERGAPGNRGFPGQDGLAGPKGAPGERGPSGLAGPKGANGDPGRPGEPGLPGARGLTGRPGDAGPQGKVGPSGAPGEDGRPGPPGPQGARGQPGVMGFPGPKGANGEPGKAGEKGLPGAPGLRGLPGKDGETGAAGPPGPAGPAGERGEQGAPGPSGFQGLPGPPGPPGEGGKPGDQGVPGEAGAPGLVGPRGERGFPGERGSPGAQGLQGARGLPGTPGTDGPKGASGPAGPPGAQGPPGLQGMPGERGAAGIAGPKGDRGDVGEKGPEGAPGKDGGRGLTGPIGPPGPAGANGEKGEVGPPGPAGSAGARGAPGERGETGPPGPAGFAGPPGADGQPGAKGEQGEAGQKGDAGAPGPQGPSGAPGPQGPTGVTGPKGARGAQGPPGATGFPGAAGRVGPPGSNGNPGPPGPPGPSGKDGPKGARGDSGPQGRAGDPGLQGPAGPPGEKGEPGDDGASGADGPPGPQGLAGQRGIVGLPGQRGERGFPGLPGPSGEPGKQGAPGASGDRGPPGPVGPPGLTGPAGEPGREGSPGADGPPGRDGAAGVKGDRGETGAVGAPGAPGPPGSPGPAGPTGKQGDRGEAGAQGPMGPSGPAGARGIPGPQGPRGDKGESGEPGERGLKGHRGFTGLQGLPGPPGPSGDQGASGPAGPSGPRGPPGPVGPSGKDGANGIPGPIGPPGPRGRSGETGPAGPPGNPGPPGPPGPPGPGIDMSAFAGLGQREKGPDPLQYMRADEAAGALRQHDADVDATLKSLNNQIESLRSPEGSRKNPARTCRDLQLCHPEWKSGDYWIDPNQGCTLDAMKVFCNMETGETCVYPNPASVPKKNWWSTKSQKQQHVWFGETINGGFHFSYGDSSLPPNTANVQMTFLRLLSTEGSQNITYHCKNSVAYLDEASGNLKKALLLQGSNDVEIRAEGNSRFTYTVLQDGCTKHTGKWGKTVIEYRSQKTSRLPIMDIAPMDIGGPEQEFGVDIGPVCFL, encoded by the exons ATGATCCGCCTCGGGGCTCCCCAGACCCTGGTGCTACTGACGCTGCTCCTCGCCGCTGCCCTTCGGTGTCAGGGCCGGGATGCCC AGGAGGGCGGCGGCTGTGTGCAGGAGGGGCAGAGGTATAATGATAAGGATGTGTGGAAGCCGGAGCCGTGCCGCATCTGTGTCTGTGACACGGGGACCGTCCTGTGTGACGACATAATCTGTGAAGACGCCAAGGACTGCCTGAGCCCCGAGATCCCCTTCGGAGAGTGCTGCCCCATCTGCCCCACCGACCTCGCCCCCGCCAGTG GGCAACCAGGACCAAAG GGGCAGAAGGGAGAACCCGGAGATATCAAGGAT ATTGTAGGACCTAAAGGACCCCCTGGACCTCAG GgacctgcaggtgagcagggaccCAGAGGCGATCGTGGCGACAAAGGTGAAAAG GGTCCCCCTGGACCGCGTGGCCGAGATGGAGAACCTGGAACCCCTGGGAACCCAGGGCCCCCCGGCCCTCCTGGTCGCCCTGGCCCCCCTGGCCCCCTTGGTCTTGGTGGA AACTTTGCTGCCCAGATGGCTGGAGGTTTTGATGAGAAGGCTGGAGGCGCCCAGATGGGAGTGATGCAAGGCCCCATG GGTCCCATGGGACCTCGAGGACCACCTGGACCTGCCGGTGCCCCT GGACCTCAAGGATTCCAAGGCAACCCCGGCGAGCCTGGAGAGCCTGGTGTCTCT GGTCCCATGGGTCCTCGCGGCCCTCCCGGGCCCCCTGGCAAGCCTGGTGATGAT GGGGAAGCTGGAAAACCTGGGAAATCTGGTGAAAGGGGTCCTCCTGGCCCTCAG GGCGCTCGAGGTTTCCCAGGAACCCCAGGCCTTCCCGGAGTCAAAGGTCACAGA GGCTACCCAGGGCTGGATGGAGCCAAGGGAGAAGCTGGCGCTCCTGGCGTAAAG GGTGAGAGCGGTTCCCCCGGTGAGAACGGCTCTCCAGGCCCCATG GGTCCCCGGGGCCTTCCTGGTGAGAGAGGACGGACTGGCCCTGCCGGCGCTGCG GGTGCTCGGGGCAACGACGGCCAGCCAGGTCCTGCTGGACCCCCG GGTCCTGTTGGTCCTGCTGGTGGTCCTGGCTTCCCTGGTGCTCCTGGGGCCAAG GGTGAAGCTGGCCCCACTGGTGCACGTGGCCCCGAAGGTGCTCAAGGTCCTCGTGGTGAACCTGGCAACCCTGGATCCCCTGGGCCTGCCGGGGCCTCT GGCAACCCTGGAACAGATGGGATCCCCGGAGCCAAAGGGTCTGCT GGTGCTCCTGGCATCGCCGGTGCTCCCGGCTTCCCAGGGCCTCGTGGTCCTCCTGGTCCTCAAGGTGCAACTGGTCCCCTGGGCCCCAAAGGCCAAACG GGTGAACCTGGTATTGCTGGCTTCAAAGGTGAACAAGGCCCCAAGGGAGAACCG GGCCCTGCTGGTCCTCAGGGAGCCCCTGGTCCTGCAGGTGAAGAAGGCAAAAGAGGCGCTCGTGGGGAACCTGGCGGCGCTGGGCCTGTGGGCCCCCCGGGAGAAAGA GGTGCTCCTGGCAACCGAGGTTTCCCAGGTCAGGACGGTCTAGCAGGGCCCAAG GGAGCCCCTGGAGAGCGAGGGCCTAGTGGCCTGGCCGGCCCTAAAGGAGCCAACGGTGACCCCGGCCGCCCTGGAGAGCCTGGCCTTCCTGGAGCCCGG GGTCTCACTGGACGCCCTGGTGATGCCGGTCCCCAAGGCAAAGTCGGTCCCTCG GGAGCTCCTGGCGAAGACGGTCGCCCTGGACCCCCAGGTCCTCAGGGGGCACGTGGGCAGCCTGGTGTCATGGGCTTCCCTGGCCCCAAAGGTGCTAAT GGTGAGCCTGGCAAAGCTGGCGAGAAGGGACTTCCTGGTGCTCCTGGCCTGAGA gGTCTTCCTGGCAAAGATGGCGAGACAGGTGCTGCAGGACCCCCTGGCCCTGCT GGCCCTGCAGGAGAGCGTGGCGAGCAAGGAGCTCCTGGGCCTTCTGGATTCCAG GGACTTCCTGGCCCACCTGGTCCCCCAGGTGAAGGTGGAAAACCAGGTGACCAG GGTGTTCCAGGTGAAGCTGGTGCCCCCGGCCTCGTGGGTCCCAGG GGTGAACGCGGATTCCCGGGTGAACGTGGCTCTCCAGGTGCCCAGGGTCTTCAGGGTGCCCGCGGCCTCCCTGGTACCCCTGGAACAGATGGCCCCAAA GGAGCATCTGGTCCTGCTGGCCCCCCTGGAGCTCAAGGACCCCCAGGTCTCCAGGGGATGCCTGGTGAGAGAGGAGCAGCTGGCATCGCTGGACCCAAGGGAGACAGA GGTGACGTTGGTGAGAAAGGTCCCGAGGGAGCTCCCGGAAAGGATGGTGGTCGA GGTTTGACTGGTCCCATCGGCCCACCGGGCCCCGCTGGTGCCAACGGTGAGAAG GGAGAAGTCGGACCCCCTGGTCCTGCTGGAAGTGCAGGTGCTCGTGGCGCGCCG GGTGAGCGTGGAGAGACTGGGCCCCCTGGACCTGCCGGATTTGCTGGACCACCC GGTGCTGACGGCCAGCCTGGTGCCAAGGGAGAACAAGGAGAAGCTGGACAGAAAGGTGATGCTGGCGCCCCTGGCCCTCAGGGTCCCTCTGGAGCACCGGGGCCTCAG GGTCCTACTGGAGTGACTGGTCCTAAGGGGGCCCGTGGAGCCCAAGGCCCCCCG GGAGCCACCGGATTCCCTGGAGCTGCTGGCCGTGTCGGACCTCCCGGCTCCAAT GGAAACCCTGGGCCCCCTGGACCCCCCGGTCCTTCTGGAAAAGATGGCCCCAAAGGAGCTCGAGGAGACAGCGGTCCACAAGGCCGGGCCGGCGACCCTGGCCTCCAGGGTCCCGCTGGTCCCCCTGGCGAGAAGGGAGAGCCAGGAGATGATGGTGCCTCC GGTGCCGATGGCCCCCCAGGTCCACAGGGTCTGGCCGGTCAGAGGGGCATTGTGGGTCTGCCCGGACAGCGTGGTGAGAGAGGATTCCCCGGCCTGCCTGGCCCATCG GGTGAGCCTGGCAAGCAGGGTGCACCTGGTGCATCTGGCGATCGTGGTCCCCCTGGCCCTGTGGGTCCTCCTGGCCTGACTGGTCCTGCAGGTGAACCCGGAAGAGAG GGGAGCCCTGGTGCTGACGGTCCACCTGGCAGAGATGGTGCAGCTGGAGTCAAG GGTGACCGTGGTGAGACTGGTGCTGTGGGTGCCCCTGGAGCCCCTGGACCCCCTGGCTCTCCTGGCCCGGCCGGCCCAACTGGCAAGCAGGGAGACCGAGGGGAAGCT GGTGCACAAGGTCCCATGGGTCCCTCAGGACCAGCTGGAGCCCGGGGCATCCCT GGCCCACAAGGCCCCCGAGGTGACAAGGGAGAGTCTGGAGAGCCTGGCGAGAGGGGGCTGAAGGGACACCGTGGCTTTACTGGCCTACAGGGCCTGCCTGGCCCTCCC GGTCCCTCTGGAGACCAAGGTGCTTCTGGTCCCGCTGGCCCTTCCGGCCCCAGG GGTCCTCCTGGCCCTGTTGGTCCCTCAGGCAAAGATGGTGCCAATGGAATCCCTGGCCCCATTGGGCCTCCAGGTCCCCGTGGACGTTCAGGAGAAACCGGCCCCGCC GGACCTCCTGGAAATCCCGGACCCCCCGGCCCTCCAGGACCCCCTGGCCCCGGCATCGACATGTCTGCCTTTGCTGGCCTAGGCCAGAGAGAGAAGGGCCCCGACCCCCTGCAGTACATGCGGGCAGACGAGGCGGCTGGAGCCCTGCGGCAGCATGATGCCGACGTGGACGCCACACTCAAGTCCCTCAACAACCAGATCGAGAGCCTCCGCAGCCCCGAGGGCTCGCGCAAGAACCCTGCACGCACCTGCCGAGACCTGCAGCTCTGCCATCCTGAGTGGAAGAGCG GTGACTACTGGATTGACCCCAACCAAGGCTGCACCTTGGACGCCATGAAAGTTTTCTGCAACATGGAGACCGGTGAGACCTGCGTCTACCCCAACCCGGCCTCTGTGCCCAAGAAGAACTGGTGGAGCaccaagagccagaagcagcagcacgtgTGGTTTGGGGAGACCATCAACGGAGGCTTCCAC TTCAGCTACGGAGATAGCAGCCTGCCTCCCAACACCGCCAACGTCCAGATGACCTTCCTGCGCCTACTGTCTACTGAGGGCTCACAGAACATCACCTATCACTGTAAGAACAGCGTGGCCTACCTGGACGAAGCCAGTGGCAACCTTAAGAAGGCCCTGCTCCTGCAGGGTTCCAATGACGTGGAGATCCGGGCCGAGGGCAACAGCAGGTTCACCTACACTGTGCTGCAGGATGGCTGCACG AAACACACTGGTAAGTGGGGCAAGACTGTCATCGAGTACCGATCCCAGAAGACCTCGCGCCTGCCCATCATGGACATCGCCCCCATGGACATTGGAGGGCCTGAGCAGGAGTTCGGCGTGGACATCGGGCCCGTCTGCTTCTTGTAA